From Clavelina lepadiformis chromosome 9, kaClaLepa1.1, whole genome shotgun sequence, the proteins below share one genomic window:
- the LOC143470140 gene encoding ferritin heavy chain B-like, with the protein MKVLINCCFLAVCFAPLVMASSNCHSNKLKCYEANVNELINDQIAVELKGQYTYLHLSYLFLQDFLYYPKVSKYFRKKADEELGHAEKFMTYQNQRGGTFKIEGITRKTNGKCSKVGSLKQGFACAKELEIEVTKALTKLLADVSNVTPVSNCSGVDMTIGNKDLLMGQSILFTANGSTKPLKLHPCSADLQFDKVEYVELAEMIAHDFLGHQLEDTKELANMEATLSRFNIENESLGSFLADKHFDL; encoded by the exons ATGAAGGTCTTAATTAACTGCTGTTTTCTTGCCGTCTGTTTTGCTCCTCTTGTCATGGCTTCTTCCAATTGTCATAGC AATAAATTAAAGTGTTACGAAGCAAATGTGAATGAGCTGATCAACGATCAAATTGCCGTTGAGCTGAAAGGACAGTACACGTATTTGCATTTG TCTTACCTTTTCCTTCAAGATTTCCTTTATTACccaaaagtttccaaatacTTCCGAAAAAAAGCTGACGAGGAATTGGGACATGCAGAGAAATTCATGACCTACCAAAATCAACGAGGTGGAACATTTAAGATCGAAGGCATCACA AGAAAAACCAATGGGAAATGCTCTAAAGTTGGCAGCTTAAAACAAGGTTTTGCCTGCGCAAAGGAATTGGAGATCGAAGTGACAAAAGCTCTGACCAAACTATTGGC TGACGTATCTAATGTGACACCAGTATCAAATTGCTCGGGTGTAGACATGACAATAGGAAACAAGGATCTTTTGATGGGtcaa tcCATCTTGTTCACTGCTAACGGAAGTACAAAACCTTTGAAGCTTCATCCTTGTAGTGCTGATCTTCAGTTCGATAAAGTCGAATATGTGGAG CTGGCAGAGATGATTGCTCACGACTTCTTGGGCCATCAACTCGAAGACACCAAAGAACTTGCCAATATGGAGGCTACACTCAGCAGATTCAACATAGAAAACGAGAGCCTCGGTAGTTTCTTGGCCGATAAACATTTCGATTTATAA
- the LOC143470139 gene encoding ferritin heavy chain B-like, which produces MMRLLLLAFFGFATKAVAYDRLVGFHKPKSSHHVVILDGGVDPSIGVNWTCDNPNAVIANPSSSSTNVTLKSPGTYNCKLSRSDTTIGPDNLILSTNLRMEIFLKLPVTILAGSITQNLIRAQYQFLSLSHHYYGSNNYLPNVAKFFKTGMGKMTDTIHKLITYVLAKHATTKVKDGQGSPDYTVHLFRHGFGPDFKIECEKPTQLQKAFVHALKIEKAIVHDLTSTKHWAEYLDDAETIEFISIELIPTFTTHMKVLSDYKKTVSNITKHDLGLGEFLFDRLMA; this is translated from the exons ATGATGCGTCTTTTACTGTTGGCATTCTTTGGTTTTGCAACAAAG GCGGTTGCGTACGACCGGCTAGTTGGCTTTCATAAACCAAAATCATCCCATCATGTTGTGATCTTGGATGGCGGTGTAGACCCTTCAATTGGAGTTAACTGGACCTG CGATAATCCTAATGCAGTGATCGCAAACCCATCGTCTTCTTCTACTAACGTTACTCTTAAATCTCCGGGAACCTATAACTGCAAGCTAAGCAGATCTGATACGACGATCGGACCTGATAACCTGATATTATCGACAAATTTACGAATGGAG ATTTTTCTAAAGTTGCCTGTCACTATTCTTGCGGGTTCAATCACGCAGAATTTAATCAGAGCACAGTACCAATTTTTGTCATTG AGTCACCATTACTATGGGTCAAATAATTATCTACCCAACGTTGCAAAGTTCTTCAAAACCGGTATGGGAAAAATGACAGACACCATCCATAAATTGATCACCTACGTCCTTGCCAAGCAC GCAACTACAAAAGTCAAGGATGGTCAAGGATCCCCTGATTACACTGTTCATCTTTTCAGACATGGTTTTGGGCCAGACTTTAAG ATCGAATGTGAAAAACCCACTCAACTACAAAAAGCTTTCGTCCACGCGCTTAAAATAGAAAAGGCCATAGTACATGATCTCACTTCAACCAAGCATTGGGCGGAATATTTGGATGACGCCGAG ACTATTGAATTTATCAGCATCGAACTTATCCCAACGTTTACCACGCACATGAAAGTATTATCAGATTACAAAAagactgtgagcaacatcaccAAACATGATCTTGGTCTTGGCGAATTTCTTTTCGACCGGCTGATGGCGTAA